TGGCCTGGGGCAGCTTCTGCTTCTGGAAGGTGTGAATGCCCGGCTGCTAAGAAAGTAGTTTTCAACCGCCTCTTCAGCCCCTAGCATGGATCGGAACAAGGATGATGCGGAAAACCGAGCCGATGGCGCGCAAACAGGAACGTTCCCTGCTGACCGAGGTCGAACTGGAATTCATGACCGTGGTCTGGGAAATCGGCAGCGGTACCGTGCGTGATATTCTGGCCGAACTGAACAAGGCGCAGACCCGCGCCTATACCTCGGTCGCGACGGTATTGAAGATCATGGAGCAGAAGGGCTTTCTGACCTCCGAGCGGCATGACCGTTCGCTTGTCTATCGCTCGGCCGTTCCCAAGGAAGACTACCAACGAACGACACTCAAGGACCTTTCGAGCAAGCTTTTCGACGGCGCACCGGCGGCATTGGTCG
The window above is part of the Ruegeria pomeroyi DSS-3 genome. Proteins encoded here:
- a CDS encoding BlaI/MecI/CopY family transcriptional regulator, translating into MARKQERSLLTEVELEFMTVVWEIGSGTVRDILAELNKAQTRAYTSVATVLKIMEQKGFLTSERHDRSLVYRSAVPKEDYQRTTLKDLSSKLFDGAPAALVARLVDDEEVTDDMLESMRALLNERLGDNGR